In Neofelis nebulosa isolate mNeoNeb1 chromosome 7, mNeoNeb1.pri, whole genome shotgun sequence, the following proteins share a genomic window:
- the VPS18 gene encoding vacuolar protein sorting-associated protein 18 homolog isoform X2 produces the protein MFLDHTGCHLLIALSSTEVLYVNRNGQKVRPLARWKGQLVESVGWNKALGTESSTGPILVGTAQGQIFEAELSASEGGLFGPAPDLYFRPLYVLNEEGGPAPVCSLEAERGPDGRGFVIATTRQRLFQFIGRAAEGTEAQGFSGLFAAYADHPPPFREFPSSLGYSELAFYTPKLRSAPRAFAWMMGDGVLYGALDCGRPDSLLSEERVWEYPEGVGPGASPPLAVVLTQFHFLLLLADRVEAVCTLTGQVVLRDHFLEKFGPLKHMVKDSSTGHLWAYTERAVFRYHVQREARDVWRTYLDMNRFDLAKEYCRERPDCLDTVLAREADYCFRQRRYLESARCYALTQSYFEEIALKFLEARQEEALAEFLQRKLASLKPAERTQATLLTTWLTELYLSRLGALQGDPEALNFYRETRERFRAFLSSPRHKEWLFASRASIHELLASHGDTEHMVYFAVIMQDYERVVAYHCQHEAYEEALAVLARHRDPQLFYKFSPILIRHIPRQLVDAWIELGSRLDARQLIPALVNYSQGGEAQQVSQAIRYMEFCVNELGETEQAIHNYLLSLYARGQPASLLAYLEQAGASPHRVHYDLKYALRLCAEHGHHRACVHVYKVLELYEEAVDLALQVDVDLAKQCADLPEEDEELRKKLWLKIARHVVQEEEDVQTAMACLASCPLLKIEDVLPFFPDFVTIDHFKEAICSSLKAYNHHIQELQREMEEATASAQRIRRDLQELRGRYGTVEPQDKCATCDFPLLNRPFYLFLCGHMFHADCLLQAVRPGLPAYKQARLEELQRKLGAAPAPTKGSARAKEAEGGAAAGGPSREQLKADLDELVAAECVYCGELMIRSIDRPFIDPQRYEEEHLSWL, from the exons ATGTTTCTGGACCACACTG GCTGTCACCTGCTGATTGCTCTGAGCAGCACTGAGGTCCTCTATGTGAACCGTAATGGACAGAAGGTACGGCCACTGGCACGCTGGAAAGGACAGCTGGTGGAGAGTGTGGGCTGGAACAAGGCACTGGGCACCGAGAGCAGCACAGGCCCCATCCTGGTCGGCACTGCCCAAGGCCAGATCTTCGAAGCAGAGCTCTCAGCCAGCGAGGGTGGACTTTTCGGCCCTGCCCCAGATCTTTACTTCCGTCCATTGTACGTACTAAATGAAGAAGGGGGTCCAGCGCCTGTATGCTCCCTTGAGGCTGAGCGGGGTCCCGATGGGCGCGGCTTTGTTATCGCCACAACTCGGCAGCGCCTCTTCCAGTTCATAGGTCGAGCAGCAGAGGGGACTGAGGCCCAGGGCTTCTCAGGGCTCTTCGCTGCCTACGCTGACCACCCACCCCCATTCCGTGAGTTCCCCAGCAGTCTGGGCTACAGTGAGTTGGCGTTCTATACCCCCAAGTTGCGCTCTGCACCTCGGGCCTTCGCCTGGATGATGGGGGATGGCGTGTTGTATGGAGCATTGGACTGTGGGCGCCCCGATTCCCTGCTGAGTGAGGAGCGAGTCTGGGAGTACCCAGAGGGGGTAGGTCCTGGGGCCAGCCCACCTCTGGCTGTCGTCTTGACCCAGTTCCACTTCCTACTGCTGTTGGCGGACCGGGTGGAGGCAGTGTGCACGCTGACAGGGCAGGTGGTGCTGCGGGATCACTTCCTGGAGAAGTTTGGGCCGCTGAAGCACATGGTGAAGGACTCCTCCACGGGCCACCTGTGGGCCTACACTGAGCGGGCCGTCTTCCGCTACCATGTGCAGCGGGAGGCCCGGGATGTGTGGCGCACCTACCTGGACATGAACCGCTTTGACCTGGCCAAAGAGTATTGTCGAGAGCGGCCTGACTGCCTGGACACAGTCCTGGCCCGGGAAGCTGATTACTGCTTTCGCCAGCGTCGTTACCTGGAGAGTGCCCGCTGCTACGCCCTGACCCAGAGCTACTTTGAGGAGATTGCCCTCAAGTTCTTGGAGGCCCGACAGGAGGAGGCTCTGGCCGAGTTCCTGCAGCGAAAATTGGCCAGTTTGAAGCCAGCCGAGCGTACCCAGGCCACACTGCTTACCACCTGGCTGACAGAGCTTTACTTGAGCCGGCTCGGGGCTCTGCAGGGTGATCCTGAGGCCCTGAACTTCTACCGGGAAACACGGGAGCGCTTCCGGGCCTTCCTCAGCAGCCCCCGCCACAAGGAGTGGCTCTTTGCCAGCCGGGCCTCCATCCATGAACTGCTTGCCAGCCATGGAGACACAGAACACATGGTGTACTTTGCCGTGATCATGCAGGACTATGAGCGAGTGGTGGCATACCACTGCCAGCACGAGGCCTACGAGGAAGCCCTGGCCGTGCTTGCTCGCCACCGTGACCCTCAGCTTTTCTACAAGTTCTCACCGATCCTCATTCGCCACATCCCCCGCCAGCTGGTGGATGCTTGGATTGAGCTGGGCAGCCGGCTAGATGCCCGGCAGCTCATTCCTGCCCTGGTGAATTATAGCCAGGGTGGTGAGGCCCAGCAGGTGAGCCAGGCCATCCGCTACATGGAGTTCTGCGTGAATGAGCTGGGCGAGACTGAGCAGGCCATTCATAACTACCTGCTGTCGCTGTATGCCCGAGGCCAGCCCGCCTCACTGCTGGCCTACCTCGAGCAGGCCGGGGCCAGCCCGCACCGTGTGCATTATGACCTCAAGTATGCgctgcggctctgtgctgagcacggccACCACCGTGCTTGTGTCCATGTCTACAAGGTCCTAGAACTGTATGAGGAGGCTGTGGACCTGGCCCTGCAG GTGGATGTGGACCTAGCCAAACAGTGTGCTGACTTGCCTGAGGAAGACGAGGAACTGCGCAAGAAACTGTGGCTGAAGATTGCACGACACGTAgtgcaggaggaggaagatgtgCAGACGGCCATGGCCTGCCTGGCCAGCTGCCCCTTGCTCAAGATTGAGGACGTGCTGCCCTTCTTTCCTGACTTCGTCACCATCGACCACTTCAAGGAGGCGATCTGCAGCTCGCTCAAGGCCTACAACCACCACATCCAGGAGCTGCAGCGGGAGATGGAAGAGGCCACAGCCAGCGCCCAGCGCATCCGGCGAGATCTGCAGGAGCTGCGGGGCCGCTACGGCACAGTGGAGCCCCAGGACAAATGCGCTACCTGCGACTTCCCCCTGCTCAACCGCCCTTTTTACCTTTTCCTCTGTGGCCACATGTTCCACGCTGACTGCTTGCTGCAGGCCGTGCGGCCTGGCCTGCCGGCCTACAAGCAGGCCCGGCTCGAGGAGCTGCAGCGAAAGTTGGGGGCTGCTCCAGCCCCTACCAAGGGCTCTGCCCGCGCAAAGGAGGCCGAGGGTGGGGCTGCCGCTGGGGGACCCAGTCGGGAGCAGCTCAAGGCTGATCTAGATGAACTGGTGGCCGCTGAGTGTGTGTACTGTGGGGAGTTGATGATCCGCTCTATTGACCGGCCCTTCATCGACCCCCAGCGCTATGAGGAGGAGCACCTCAGTTGGCTGTAG
- the VPS18 gene encoding vacuolar protein sorting-associated protein 18 homolog isoform X1 codes for MASILDEYEDSLSRSAVLQPGCPSVGIPHSGYVNAQLEKEVPIFTKQRIDFTPSERITSLVVSCNQLCMSLGKDTLLRIDLGKANEPNHVELGRKDDARVHKMFLDHTGCHLLIALSSTEVLYVNRNGQKVRPLARWKGQLVESVGWNKALGTESSTGPILVGTAQGQIFEAELSASEGGLFGPAPDLYFRPLYVLNEEGGPAPVCSLEAERGPDGRGFVIATTRQRLFQFIGRAAEGTEAQGFSGLFAAYADHPPPFREFPSSLGYSELAFYTPKLRSAPRAFAWMMGDGVLYGALDCGRPDSLLSEERVWEYPEGVGPGASPPLAVVLTQFHFLLLLADRVEAVCTLTGQVVLRDHFLEKFGPLKHMVKDSSTGHLWAYTERAVFRYHVQREARDVWRTYLDMNRFDLAKEYCRERPDCLDTVLAREADYCFRQRRYLESARCYALTQSYFEEIALKFLEARQEEALAEFLQRKLASLKPAERTQATLLTTWLTELYLSRLGALQGDPEALNFYRETRERFRAFLSSPRHKEWLFASRASIHELLASHGDTEHMVYFAVIMQDYERVVAYHCQHEAYEEALAVLARHRDPQLFYKFSPILIRHIPRQLVDAWIELGSRLDARQLIPALVNYSQGGEAQQVSQAIRYMEFCVNELGETEQAIHNYLLSLYARGQPASLLAYLEQAGASPHRVHYDLKYALRLCAEHGHHRACVHVYKVLELYEEAVDLALQVDVDLAKQCADLPEEDEELRKKLWLKIARHVVQEEEDVQTAMACLASCPLLKIEDVLPFFPDFVTIDHFKEAICSSLKAYNHHIQELQREMEEATASAQRIRRDLQELRGRYGTVEPQDKCATCDFPLLNRPFYLFLCGHMFHADCLLQAVRPGLPAYKQARLEELQRKLGAAPAPTKGSARAKEAEGGAAAGGPSREQLKADLDELVAAECVYCGELMIRSIDRPFIDPQRYEEEHLSWL; via the exons ATGGCGTCCATCCTGGATGAATACGAGGACTCCCTGTCCCGCTCAGCCGTCTTGCAGCCCGGCTGCCCCAGCGTGGGCATCCCCCACTCGG GGTATGTGAATGCCCAGCTAGAGAAGGAAGTGCCCATCTTCACAAAGCAGCGCATTGACTTTACCCCTTCTGAGCGTATCACCAGTCTTGTTGTCTCCTGCAATCAGCTCTGCATGAGCCTGGGCAAGGATACCCTGCTCCG CATTGACTTGGGCAAGGCCAACGAACCCAACCATGTGGAGCTGGGACGCAAGGATGATGCCAGAGTTCACAAGATGTTTCTGGACCACACTG GCTGTCACCTGCTGATTGCTCTGAGCAGCACTGAGGTCCTCTATGTGAACCGTAATGGACAGAAGGTACGGCCACTGGCACGCTGGAAAGGACAGCTGGTGGAGAGTGTGGGCTGGAACAAGGCACTGGGCACCGAGAGCAGCACAGGCCCCATCCTGGTCGGCACTGCCCAAGGCCAGATCTTCGAAGCAGAGCTCTCAGCCAGCGAGGGTGGACTTTTCGGCCCTGCCCCAGATCTTTACTTCCGTCCATTGTACGTACTAAATGAAGAAGGGGGTCCAGCGCCTGTATGCTCCCTTGAGGCTGAGCGGGGTCCCGATGGGCGCGGCTTTGTTATCGCCACAACTCGGCAGCGCCTCTTCCAGTTCATAGGTCGAGCAGCAGAGGGGACTGAGGCCCAGGGCTTCTCAGGGCTCTTCGCTGCCTACGCTGACCACCCACCCCCATTCCGTGAGTTCCCCAGCAGTCTGGGCTACAGTGAGTTGGCGTTCTATACCCCCAAGTTGCGCTCTGCACCTCGGGCCTTCGCCTGGATGATGGGGGATGGCGTGTTGTATGGAGCATTGGACTGTGGGCGCCCCGATTCCCTGCTGAGTGAGGAGCGAGTCTGGGAGTACCCAGAGGGGGTAGGTCCTGGGGCCAGCCCACCTCTGGCTGTCGTCTTGACCCAGTTCCACTTCCTACTGCTGTTGGCGGACCGGGTGGAGGCAGTGTGCACGCTGACAGGGCAGGTGGTGCTGCGGGATCACTTCCTGGAGAAGTTTGGGCCGCTGAAGCACATGGTGAAGGACTCCTCCACGGGCCACCTGTGGGCCTACACTGAGCGGGCCGTCTTCCGCTACCATGTGCAGCGGGAGGCCCGGGATGTGTGGCGCACCTACCTGGACATGAACCGCTTTGACCTGGCCAAAGAGTATTGTCGAGAGCGGCCTGACTGCCTGGACACAGTCCTGGCCCGGGAAGCTGATTACTGCTTTCGCCAGCGTCGTTACCTGGAGAGTGCCCGCTGCTACGCCCTGACCCAGAGCTACTTTGAGGAGATTGCCCTCAAGTTCTTGGAGGCCCGACAGGAGGAGGCTCTGGCCGAGTTCCTGCAGCGAAAATTGGCCAGTTTGAAGCCAGCCGAGCGTACCCAGGCCACACTGCTTACCACCTGGCTGACAGAGCTTTACTTGAGCCGGCTCGGGGCTCTGCAGGGTGATCCTGAGGCCCTGAACTTCTACCGGGAAACACGGGAGCGCTTCCGGGCCTTCCTCAGCAGCCCCCGCCACAAGGAGTGGCTCTTTGCCAGCCGGGCCTCCATCCATGAACTGCTTGCCAGCCATGGAGACACAGAACACATGGTGTACTTTGCCGTGATCATGCAGGACTATGAGCGAGTGGTGGCATACCACTGCCAGCACGAGGCCTACGAGGAAGCCCTGGCCGTGCTTGCTCGCCACCGTGACCCTCAGCTTTTCTACAAGTTCTCACCGATCCTCATTCGCCACATCCCCCGCCAGCTGGTGGATGCTTGGATTGAGCTGGGCAGCCGGCTAGATGCCCGGCAGCTCATTCCTGCCCTGGTGAATTATAGCCAGGGTGGTGAGGCCCAGCAGGTGAGCCAGGCCATCCGCTACATGGAGTTCTGCGTGAATGAGCTGGGCGAGACTGAGCAGGCCATTCATAACTACCTGCTGTCGCTGTATGCCCGAGGCCAGCCCGCCTCACTGCTGGCCTACCTCGAGCAGGCCGGGGCCAGCCCGCACCGTGTGCATTATGACCTCAAGTATGCgctgcggctctgtgctgagcacggccACCACCGTGCTTGTGTCCATGTCTACAAGGTCCTAGAACTGTATGAGGAGGCTGTGGACCTGGCCCTGCAG GTGGATGTGGACCTAGCCAAACAGTGTGCTGACTTGCCTGAGGAAGACGAGGAACTGCGCAAGAAACTGTGGCTGAAGATTGCACGACACGTAgtgcaggaggaggaagatgtgCAGACGGCCATGGCCTGCCTGGCCAGCTGCCCCTTGCTCAAGATTGAGGACGTGCTGCCCTTCTTTCCTGACTTCGTCACCATCGACCACTTCAAGGAGGCGATCTGCAGCTCGCTCAAGGCCTACAACCACCACATCCAGGAGCTGCAGCGGGAGATGGAAGAGGCCACAGCCAGCGCCCAGCGCATCCGGCGAGATCTGCAGGAGCTGCGGGGCCGCTACGGCACAGTGGAGCCCCAGGACAAATGCGCTACCTGCGACTTCCCCCTGCTCAACCGCCCTTTTTACCTTTTCCTCTGTGGCCACATGTTCCACGCTGACTGCTTGCTGCAGGCCGTGCGGCCTGGCCTGCCGGCCTACAAGCAGGCCCGGCTCGAGGAGCTGCAGCGAAAGTTGGGGGCTGCTCCAGCCCCTACCAAGGGCTCTGCCCGCGCAAAGGAGGCCGAGGGTGGGGCTGCCGCTGGGGGACCCAGTCGGGAGCAGCTCAAGGCTGATCTAGATGAACTGGTGGCCGCTGAGTGTGTGTACTGTGGGGAGTTGATGATCCGCTCTATTGACCGGCCCTTCATCGACCCCCAGCGCTATGAGGAGGAGCACCTCAGTTGGCTGTAG